A window of Pusillimonas sp. T7-7 contains these coding sequences:
- a CDS encoding autotransporter domain-containing protein, with the protein MTEGSLKSLSSATSENHALVVDGNGSTFIGNKVDITTAGAHSVHSRGVPTHAIKATNGATVELTGGSVATTGAFTTHGIFASSNSHVTATDVAISTTGYAGIGVRAYSNFEMGTDPIQDQSITLRGGSINTKGAESYGMFAQDNGSKVIGEALDAQRLTVTTEGKNAFGVAVFGWASADLTDVDIITGGEGAKGVILNPTGYDNVPSGKPLFGAALTMNGSSITTSGKAADGVFVTAGSNDDDTGPSTASLTNTSITVTGENANGIYVLDGSQVTITGSTISTGTQSTMADGQAVGLWVGKKDSYAKATDVAIIVNREKNNSAGVEAKGENGIADSAGKVDLVRGSVTTYGLGNMGLLAYRGKITTEDTIIETFGDKAKGANASAELRTADNVIAKSNLANVKLVGGTVTTHGKEAHGLQARMKDSSIDANAVSVKTSGEGAYGANAYNGGVAALTNVSVLTAGNNAHGLNLDGWREEGDNKDLNDFDISGTSITMNGGSIVTTGTGSAGVHLKDSSTVVLNNVRVETNNASIKSQLTQTSQAQTITVGAGSDLTKNNGTLLHVNRTDPEGLNGIVNLTISGTGTMASGDINDEGGNTTFVLSDNAQWTGRLLGVDDFEILSGASFTETSGTVVLDTLTMTDGVKVAFTNGVTVSSTEESAVVADDHATIALTGGTVTNGRTSGSANGLLASNNATITGTNVTIVSGGESTPGATNGVLANYDGYVNLTGGSVKSNSSLNGRGLSANYNGKIDTNGVAVSTTGEMSHAVQAWSLIKDDNGGVPSTDRPTIKLTGGSVNTVGADSYGLMSQNNGSYISAESLKITTTGANSYGAVAYNGAEVVLTNVDVATSGAGSHGISMGETSTAQIPSREPIPNVASKISVTGGSIVVTGANSTAVNLQDSGTVNLNDVRVESTGASIQTKMSQANQAQTITVGAGSDLTKNNGTLMQVTRTTDGADGTIALNLQSGSFLSGNVLDKTGDKKITVTKASDAYWAGIVIDKNTKEVPDGGSQDYGDEEIDGSVASGEGSTVTFNNGANITGSVSSGANSTSTFSGSTSIGGDVAGQQGSTASFGGATTIGGSVTGSPSSNFVFSGPSTNIGGSVAGSSGSAFSFSGPTTIGGNVAGEGASFNFSQSTPTTITGNVGLNNGSSIHGGSTGTPIQISGNAQVGSGSTLGGNLNIAGMVSGSGTLGPGNSIGVQTYGSLGEFTGDYVAEVNAAGQSDLIKIASGDADLRGINLTVGQEDGNGGYRLNHDYTIVETTKADGISAVAGNKFASEALDSSFDGTLVKLDAAKFGANTVQISLSADTSAIDAIRKDLSSNQNATLDGVISVAGQNASADAALQSSDPKDALNQLSGELHASTQTAMLNNSQLVTRTLSNRMRANLGAGMQAGAPTAQASGAVAGSMPTSGAYPLWAQVVGSWNELDDDGNAAKVKSDTAGLFIGADTAVGQGWRVGAALGFTDGEVKVNDRNSKSDVTSYTAALYGGNSWKTAKGQVNFLAGAAYTTNEVDSRRTVNVGGSQTLKADYDVNTTQLFTELGYAIPVGQASVVEPYLGVAWMSQKAKSFDESGGSAALHGDSQTDDVTTFTLGLRGATTITTGKSEARLTAGLGWRHAAGDVDATRSMSFIQGAGDAFSIAGAPIAKNAAVVDLGAEMNVGKNTALGLSYSGQFGDGASDNAGTVYVRVRF; encoded by the coding sequence ATGACGGAGGGTTCTTTAAAGAGCCTTAGTTCAGCAACCTCCGAGAATCATGCTTTGGTGGTTGATGGTAACGGCTCTACGTTTATTGGAAATAAAGTCGACATCACCACAGCAGGTGCACACTCGGTGCATAGCCGCGGTGTTCCGACACACGCGATCAAAGCTACTAATGGCGCAACGGTAGAACTCACGGGGGGCTCGGTCGCCACCACGGGAGCCTTTACCACCCATGGCATATTCGCATCCAGCAACAGCCATGTGACGGCAACCGATGTTGCAATTTCTACGACTGGCTACGCAGGCATCGGTGTGCGTGCTTATAGCAATTTTGAAATGGGCACTGACCCTATCCAAGATCAATCCATTACCTTGCGTGGCGGCTCCATCAACACTAAGGGCGCAGAGAGCTACGGCATGTTCGCCCAAGACAATGGCTCAAAGGTCATCGGTGAGGCCTTAGATGCTCAACGGCTGACTGTCACTACAGAAGGCAAGAACGCCTTTGGTGTGGCGGTCTTTGGCTGGGCGTCTGCCGATTTGACGGATGTCGACATCATAACTGGCGGCGAGGGAGCCAAAGGTGTAATTCTGAACCCCACGGGTTATGACAACGTTCCATCGGGGAAGCCTCTGTTTGGAGCCGCATTGACGATGAATGGAAGCAGCATAACGACTAGTGGTAAGGCGGCTGACGGCGTCTTTGTCACGGCGGGCTCGAACGATGATGACACAGGCCCTTCAACGGCAAGCCTCACGAATACTTCGATTACCGTAACGGGGGAAAATGCTAATGGCATTTATGTACTAGATGGCTCTCAAGTCACTATTACGGGCAGCACCATATCGACCGGCACTCAATCGACTATGGCTGATGGGCAAGCTGTTGGCCTATGGGTTGGCAAGAAAGATAGCTACGCTAAAGCGACGGATGTGGCGATCATCGTCAATCGTGAAAAAAACAATAGTGCTGGTGTCGAAGCAAAGGGCGAGAACGGTATAGCAGATAGCGCTGGCAAGGTTGATCTGGTACGCGGCTCTGTTACGACTTATGGTCTTGGTAATATGGGTCTACTGGCCTATCGCGGAAAAATCACTACTGAAGATACCATAATTGAAACCTTCGGTGATAAAGCAAAGGGGGCCAACGCGTCCGCTGAGTTACGCACTGCTGATAACGTTATAGCCAAGTCTAACCTTGCTAATGTAAAACTGGTTGGTGGCACGGTAACTACCCATGGGAAAGAAGCTCACGGCCTTCAAGCAAGAATGAAGGACAGCTCCATAGACGCCAATGCAGTAAGCGTTAAAACAAGCGGTGAAGGTGCGTATGGTGCCAATGCATACAACGGCGGCGTGGCAGCACTAACCAATGTCTCTGTTTTAACTGCGGGCAATAATGCGCATGGCTTGAATTTGGATGGCTGGCGCGAAGAGGGAGATAACAAGGACTTAAATGACTTTGATATCTCAGGGACGTCAATCACAATGAACGGTGGCAGCATTGTTACCACTGGTACCGGCTCGGCGGGTGTTCACCTGAAAGATAGCAGTACGGTTGTTCTGAACAATGTGCGGGTCGAGACCAACAATGCGTCGATCAAGTCGCAATTGACGCAGACGAGTCAAGCCCAAACCATCACGGTGGGCGCCGGTTCCGACCTGACCAAGAACAACGGCACCTTATTGCATGTGAATCGTACGGATCCCGAGGGCTTGAACGGTATTGTTAATCTGACGATTAGCGGTACCGGTACGATGGCTTCGGGCGACATCAATGACGAAGGTGGCAACACCACCTTCGTGTTGAGCGATAACGCTCAATGGACGGGTCGTTTGCTTGGGGTCGACGACTTTGAAATCCTATCCGGCGCATCGTTTACCGAGACGAGTGGAACCGTGGTTCTCGATACGTTGACCATGACTGATGGCGTGAAAGTAGCCTTTACTAACGGTGTGACGGTCTCCTCGACTGAAGAGAGCGCTGTTGTTGCTGATGATCACGCAACAATCGCTCTGACTGGTGGCACCGTTACTAATGGCAGAACTAGCGGCAGTGCAAATGGTTTATTGGCGTCAAATAATGCCACGATTACAGGTACCAATGTCACGATAGTGTCTGGTGGTGAATCCACGCCAGGCGCAACAAACGGCGTGCTGGCTAACTACGATGGCTATGTGAATTTGACGGGTGGTTCGGTAAAGTCCAATAGCAGCCTCAATGGGCGTGGACTTTCGGCTAATTACAACGGCAAAATTGACACCAATGGCGTGGCTGTTTCAACTACTGGTGAGATGTCGCATGCGGTACAGGCCTGGAGCTTGATCAAGGACGATAATGGCGGCGTTCCTTCAACTGATAGGCCTACTATCAAGTTAACTGGCGGTTCGGTGAACACGGTAGGCGCTGATTCCTATGGCTTGATGTCGCAGAACAACGGCAGCTATATCAGTGCAGAAAGCCTCAAGATCACAACTACAGGCGCCAACTCCTACGGAGCCGTTGCGTATAACGGTGCAGAAGTTGTATTGACGAATGTCGATGTAGCAACGAGTGGCGCAGGTTCGCATGGTATTTCCATGGGCGAGACCAGCACGGCACAAATACCAAGCAGAGAGCCGATTCCTAACGTTGCCAGCAAAATTTCGGTTACTGGCGGAAGCATCGTTGTCACAGGCGCAAACTCCACGGCTGTGAATCTGCAAGATAGTGGTACCGTCAATTTGAACGATGTACGAGTTGAATCCACGGGCGCTTCCATACAGACAAAAATGTCCCAAGCGAATCAAGCTCAAACCATTACGGTAGGCGCTGGTTCCGACCTGACCAAGAACAACGGCACCTTGATGCAGGTCACACGTACTACAGATGGTGCGGACGGCACGATCGCACTGAACCTGCAGTCCGGTTCGTTCTTGTCTGGTAACGTTCTGGATAAAACTGGCGACAAGAAAATTACCGTGACTAAAGCATCCGATGCCTACTGGGCTGGTATCGTGATCGACAAAAATACTAAAGAAGTGCCAGATGGTGGCTCGCAAGACTATGGCGATGAAGAGATCGACGGCAGTGTTGCCAGCGGCGAAGGCTCGACGGTCACGTTCAATAATGGCGCCAACATCACTGGCAGTGTGTCGTCGGGTGCGAATTCCACTTCCACCTTTAGCGGCAGCACGAGCATCGGCGGCGATGTCGCTGGCCAGCAAGGCTCCACTGCCAGCTTCGGTGGTGCTACAACCATTGGCGGGTCGGTAACGGGTTCGCCAAGCTCCAACTTTGTGTTCAGCGGTCCGTCCACCAATATTGGTGGCTCAGTGGCTGGCTCGTCAGGCTCGGCCTTTAGCTTTAGCGGCCCGACCACGATCGGCGGCAACGTGGCTGGGGAAGGGGCTTCATTTAACTTCAGCCAAAGTACACCCACTACGATTACTGGTAACGTCGGTCTGAACAATGGCTCAAGCATCCATGGCGGCTCAACAGGCACACCCATCCAAATCAGCGGCAATGCGCAAGTAGGTTCGGGTTCGACCCTGGGCGGTAACCTGAACATTGCCGGCATGGTATCGGGTAGCGGTACGCTTGGCCCCGGTAACTCAATTGGTGTGCAAACCTACGGTTCGCTAGGCGAGTTCACGGGTGACTACGTAGCTGAAGTCAATGCAGCCGGCCAGTCCGACTTGATCAAGATCGCCTCAGGCGATGCCGATTTGCGCGGCATCAACCTGACGGTCGGCCAAGAGGACGGCAACGGCGGCTATAGACTGAACCACGATTACACGATCGTGGAAACGACCAAGGCTGACGGTATCAGCGCAGTGGCCGGCAACAAGTTTGCCAGCGAAGCCTTGGATTCGTCTTTTGACGGCACACTGGTCAAGCTGGATGCGGCCAAGTTCGGTGCGAACACGGTCCAGATCAGTCTGTCGGCCGATACGTCGGCGATCGATGCCATCCGTAAAGACCTGAGCAGCAATCAGAACGCCACGTTGGACGGTGTTATTTCGGTCGCTGGCCAAAACGCCTCGGCTGACGCAGCACTGCAATCAAGCGATCCCAAAGACGCGCTGAACCAGCTATCCGGAGAACTGCATGCCAGTACGCAAACCGCTATGCTGAACAACAGCCAATTGGTGACGCGTACGCTGAGCAACCGCATGCGTGCGAACCTGGGTGCAGGCATGCAGGCTGGCGCCCCCACGGCGCAAGCCTCGGGCGCAGTGGCGGGTTCCATGCCAACGTCGGGCGCTTACCCGCTGTGGGCGCAAGTGGTGGGTAGCTGGAACGAGCTGGACGATGACGGCAATGCCGCCAAGGTCAAGAGCGATACGGCAGGCCTGTTCATCGGCGCCGATACGGCTGTGGGTCAAGGTTGGCGTGTAGGCGCGGCCCTGGGCTTTACCGATGGCGAGGTCAAGGTCAACGATCGCAACTCCAAGTCTGACGTCACCAGCTACACGGCTGCGCTGTATGGCGGCAACAGCTGGAAGACGGCCAAGGGTCAGGTGAACTTCCTGGCGGGCGCGGCGTACACCACCAACGAAGTCGATAGCCGTCGTACGGTTAACGTTGGTGGTTCGCAAACGCTCAAGGCTGACTACGACGTGAACACCACGCAGCTGTTCACCGAACTGGGTTATGCCATTCCGGTGGGTCAGGCCAGCGTGGTCGAGCCGTACTTGGGTGTGGCCTGGATGAGCCAGAAGGCCAAGAGCTTTGATGAGTCGGGTGGTTCGGCCGCCTTGCATGGCGATAGCCAGACGGATGACGTCACGACCTTCACGCTGGGTCTGCGTGGTGCAACGACCATTACCACGGGCAAGTCCGAAGCGCGCTTGACGGCGGGCCTGGGCTGGCGCCATGCGGCGGGTGATGTCGATGCGACGCGTTCGATGTCGTTCATCCAGGGTGCGGGTGATGCCTTCAGCATTGCGGGTGCGCCGATTGCCAAGAATGCGGCAGTGGTGGACTTGGGTGCGGAAATGAACGTGGGTAAGAACACCGCCCTGGGCCTGAGCTACAGCGGCCAGTTCGGTGACGGCGCCAGCGACAACGCCGGTACGGTGTACGTGCGCGTGCGCTTCTAA
- a CDS encoding autotransporter domain-containing protein: MLAKHTGAIIEVNGTTVEVNGDHARQTTSASSGNPIVPATAAALRAEVGGQIVADNATIKTSGMWAFGVHADGADAKITTQNNTAITTTEERGYGAYATAGGEVELNGGSVTTGGFMAHAIYSSGAESKITANNVVISATGDASDGAWAYNSGTTILNGSSISVIGEPNSKTPHEPASGVRAFGNGTLIAKDLDITTRGSSSAGAIAGTSTDFGSGYHGTVELDNVSITTSGSDSEAAWVGYGSTLDVKNSTLVSQQSEGIIVRNAATVTIDNSTIKSGQAASLKASFGQNENEPTKVTPSGQVQTIIVGAGSVLTENNGTLLRVERDAGVGADGKVTLTLASGATASGDVYNYDDLGNLVTHDPTKTVIDIQSGAQWAGMVIDDKTTIIDDSSGEQTNLDTDGDVSVQSGGSQQFNGTTSIGGSASVGSGQQVSFNGPTTIGADLMGQNGSSTTFGGDTDIAGSITAGTGSTFSFSGPTTVGGNVAGTGATFAFSSTAPTTIEGNLDLGAGSSTSGGTPDGPVLIFGNAQVGDGSTLGGNLNIAGILSSIGGTLNPGNSIGAQTYGSLGELSGTTYAAEVNAAGQSDLITIASGNADLTGVNLTVGQENGNGGYRLNHDYTIVETTKADGISAVAGNKFASETLDASFDGTLVKLDAAKFGANTVQISLSADTSAIDAIRKDLSSNQNATLDGVISVAGQNASADAALQSSDPKDALNQLSGELHGSTQTALLNNSQLVTRTLSNRMRANLGAGMQAGAPTAQASGAVAGSMPTSGAYPLWAQVVGSWNELDDDGNAAKVKSDTAGLFIGADTAVGQGWRVGAALGFTDGEVKVNDRNSKSDVTSYTAALYGGNSWKTAKGQVNFLAGAAYTTNEVDSRRTVNVGGSQTLKADYDVNTTQLFTELGYAIPVGQASVVEPYLGLAWMSQKAKSFDESGGSAALHGDSQTDDVTTFTLGLRGATTITTGKSEARLTAGLGWRHAAGDVDATRSMSFIQGAGDAFSIAGAPIAKNAAVVDLGAEMNVGKNTALGLSYSGQFGDGASDNAGTVYVRVRF; the protein is encoded by the coding sequence GTGCTAGCAAAGCACACGGGTGCGATCATTGAGGTCAATGGTACGACAGTGGAAGTTAATGGCGACCATGCCCGCCAGACTACATCGGCCTCTTCGGGTAATCCCATTGTTCCTGCTACAGCCGCTGCGTTGCGAGCAGAGGTGGGTGGACAGATCGTTGCTGACAATGCAACCATCAAAACTAGCGGTATGTGGGCCTTCGGTGTGCATGCTGATGGCGCAGATGCAAAAATCACCACACAAAACAATACGGCCATTACTACGACTGAGGAGCGGGGCTACGGTGCCTACGCGACTGCTGGTGGAGAGGTGGAGCTGAACGGCGGTAGCGTTACGACCGGCGGTTTTATGGCGCATGCCATCTATTCGTCTGGCGCAGAATCTAAGATTACGGCGAATAACGTTGTTATTTCGGCTACGGGCGACGCCAGCGACGGTGCCTGGGCTTATAACAGTGGAACTACTATTTTGAACGGTAGCAGCATCAGCGTGATCGGGGAGCCGAATAGCAAAACTCCTCACGAGCCCGCCTCAGGGGTACGTGCTTTTGGTAATGGTACGCTAATCGCAAAGGATCTTGATATTACTACTCGTGGCAGCAGCAGTGCGGGAGCAATCGCCGGAACCAGCACTGATTTCGGTAGTGGTTACCACGGTACTGTTGAACTGGATAATGTCAGTATCACGACCAGCGGATCGGATTCGGAAGCTGCCTGGGTTGGCTACGGCAGCACGCTGGATGTTAAGAACAGCACCTTGGTGTCGCAACAAAGCGAGGGCATCATTGTTCGCAACGCGGCTACTGTCACTATCGACAACTCGACGATAAAGTCTGGTCAGGCAGCTTCCCTGAAAGCCAGCTTTGGCCAGAATGAGAACGAGCCAACCAAAGTTACACCGAGTGGCCAAGTGCAAACCATTATAGTTGGCGCTGGTTCTGTTCTAACGGAGAATAATGGCACTTTGCTACGTGTGGAGCGCGATGCAGGTGTTGGTGCTGACGGTAAGGTGACGCTGACGCTAGCTAGCGGCGCTACCGCTTCGGGTGATGTTTACAATTATGATGATCTAGGAAATTTGGTTACGCATGACCCTACCAAGACCGTAATTGACATTCAATCAGGCGCGCAATGGGCCGGTATGGTCATTGACGACAAGACCACGATCATTGATGACAGCTCAGGCGAACAGACTAATCTGGATACTGACGGCGACGTTTCGGTTCAAAGCGGCGGTTCGCAGCAATTCAACGGCACCACCAGCATTGGCGGCAGCGCGTCGGTGGGCAGCGGCCAGCAAGTGTCGTTTAATGGTCCCACGACTATTGGTGCAGATCTGATGGGCCAGAACGGTTCTAGCACGACTTTCGGTGGCGATACAGACATTGCCGGTTCGATCACTGCTGGCACCGGCTCGACCTTTAGCTTCAGCGGCCCGACTACTGTTGGCGGTAACGTTGCTGGGACGGGCGCTACGTTTGCATTCAGCAGCACGGCACCGACCACGATCGAAGGCAATCTTGATTTGGGCGCTGGCTCATCAACCTCGGGCGGCACGCCTGATGGACCTGTCCTGATCTTCGGCAATGCTCAAGTGGGCGACGGCTCTACCCTGGGCGGTAACCTGAACATCGCCGGCATACTGTCGAGCATAGGCGGTACTTTGAACCCCGGCAATTCGATCGGTGCGCAAACCTATGGTTCGCTAGGCGAGCTCTCAGGTACCACCTACGCGGCTGAAGTGAACGCTGCCGGCCAGTCCGACTTGATCACGATCGCTTCGGGCAATGCAGATCTGACCGGTGTTAACCTGACGGTCGGCCAAGAGAACGGCAACGGCGGCTACAGGCTGAACCACGATTACACGATCGTGGAAACGACCAAGGCTGACGGTATCAGCGCAGTGGCCGGCAACAAGTTTGCCAGCGAAACGCTGGACGCTTCTTTTGACGGCACACTGGTCAAGCTGGATGCGGCCAAGTTCGGTGCGAACACGGTCCAGATCAGTCTGTCGGCCGATACGTCGGCGATCGATGCCATCCGTAAAGACTTGAGCAGCAATCAGAACGCCACGTTGGACGGTGTTATTTCGGTCGCTGGCCAGAACGCCTCGGCTGACGCAGCACTGCAATCGAGCGATCCCAAAGACGCGCTGAACCAACTGTCCGGCGAACTGCATGGCAGCACGCAAACCGCTTTGCTGAACAACAGCCAGCTGGTCACCCGTACGCTGAGCAACCGCATGCGTGCGAACCTGGGTGCGGGCATGCAGGCTGGCGCTCCAACAGCGCAAGCCTCGGGTGCGGTGGCCGGCTCCATGCCAACGTCGGGCGCTTACCCGCTGTGGGCGCAGGTGGTGGGTAGCTGGAACGAGCTGGACGATGACGGCAATGCCGCCAAGGTCAAGAGCGATACAGCAGGCCTGTTCATCGGCGCCGATACGGCTGTGGGTCAAGGCTGGCGTGTAGGCGCTGCCCTGGGCTTTACCGATGGCGAGGTCAAGGTCAACGATCGCAACTCCAAGTCTGATGTCACCAGCTACACCGCTGCGCTGTATGGCGGCAACAGCTGGAAGACGGCCAAGGGTCAGGTGAACTTCCTGGCAGGCGCGGCGTACACCACCAACGAAGTCGATAGCCGTCGTACGGTTAACGTTGGTGGTTCGCAAACGCTCAAGGCTGACTACGACGTGAACACCACGCAGTTGTTCACCGAACTGGGTTATGCCATTCCGGTGGGTCAGGCCAGTGTGGTCGAGCCGTACTTGGGCTTGGCCTGGATGAGCCAGAAGGCCAAGAGCTTTGATGAGTCGGGTGGTTCGGCCGCCTTGCATGGCGATAGCCAGACGGACGACGTCACGACCTTCACGCTGGGTCTGCGTGGTGCAACGACCATTACCACCGGCAAGTCCGAAGCGCGCTTGACGGCGGGCCTGGGCTGGCGCCATGCGGCGGGTGATGTCGATGCAACGCGTTCGATGTCGTTCATCCAGGGTGCGGGCGATGCCTTCAGCATCGCGGGTGCGCCAATTGCCAAGAATGCGGCAGTGGTGGACCTGGGTGCGGAAATGAACGTGGGCAAGAACACTGCACTGGGCCTGAGCTACAGCGGCCAGTTCGGTGACGGCGCCAGCGACAATGCCGGTACGGTGTACGTGCGCGTGCGCTTCTAA
- the flhD gene encoding flagellar transcriptional regulator FlhD, protein MPGTDTSLLNDIQEVNLSYMMLAQRLLRENLSAGMLRLGFDSDVAELVMRLSPAQIVKLSMSNALVCKFRLNDYELLSSLTQDVLGGVLQQAHSTILLSQQPAEQAV, encoded by the coding sequence ATGCCTGGTACAGACACTTCATTGCTTAACGATATTCAAGAAGTCAATTTGTCTTACATGATGCTCGCTCAGCGCTTGCTACGCGAGAATCTTTCCGCGGGCATGCTGCGCTTGGGTTTTGATTCTGATGTGGCCGAACTTGTCATGCGTCTTTCACCGGCGCAAATTGTGAAGCTGTCGATGTCCAATGCCTTGGTGTGCAAGTTCCGTCTTAACGATTACGAGCTGCTGTCGTCCCTGACGCAAGATGTGCTGGGCGGCGTGCTGCAGCAAGCGCATTCGACCATATTGCTTTCGCAGCAGCCTGCCGAACAAGCTGTTTGA
- the flhC gene encoding flagellar transcriptional regulator FlhC, producing MVTKSVAQEAEDIILATDMIRLGARLQVLQSETSLSYDRLARLYREVKGVSPPKGMLPFSVDWFMTWLPNIHSSMFYSLYQFMNRNTSATKAQALVEAYRLYLEQSTVGKGEGSDDEAVLSFTRAWMLIRFFDSNLVQLSYCVRCKGGFVAHAHDPQNDFVCAICRPPPRAGKTRARSQRLSSNPVQALRNARKAAGQAGAAAG from the coding sequence ATGGTCACAAAAAGCGTTGCCCAGGAAGCTGAAGACATTATCCTGGCTACCGATATGATTCGGCTGGGTGCGCGCCTGCAGGTATTGCAGTCCGAAACCAGTTTGAGTTATGACCGCCTTGCCCGTTTGTACCGAGAGGTCAAGGGGGTGTCGCCGCCCAAGGGCATGTTGCCGTTTTCGGTGGATTGGTTCATGACCTGGTTGCCGAACATTCATTCCAGCATGTTCTATAGCCTGTATCAGTTTATGAACAGGAACACGTCGGCCACGAAGGCGCAGGCTCTGGTCGAGGCGTATCGCCTGTACCTTGAGCAGTCCACTGTGGGTAAAGGCGAGGGCAGTGATGATGAAGCCGTGCTGAGCTTCACGCGCGCATGGATGCTGATCCGGTTTTTTGACAGCAATTTGGTGCAGCTGTCTTATTGCGTGCGGTGCAAAGGCGGGTTCGTGGCGCATGCACACGATCCGCAAAACGATTTCGTCTGCGCCATCTGCCGCCCGCCGCCCCGTGCGGGAAAAACCCGTGCGCGTTCGCAGCGGCTATCGTCCAACCCCGTCCAGGCGTTGCGCAATGCACGCAAGGCGGCCGGTCAAGCAGGCGCTGCAGCTGGATAG